One genomic segment of Paenibacillus sp. FSL H8-0332 includes these proteins:
- a CDS encoding Na+/H+ antiporter subunit A has translation MPLLHITVLVPFLLALMIALLRGRMRKLHRGWLVLAAPLALFIYFLTRIPVIKGGDLGYETLSWIPSLGIDLVFHLDGLSLLFALLITGMGTLVFIYSIFYLDKRKEELTPFYVYLLLFMGAMLGVVLSDNLMVLYGFWELTSVSSFLLIAYWHRRQKSRYGAQKSMLITVFGGLAMFAGFLMLYVMTGTFSIREIWSQAGDISGQTLFIPAMLLILLGAFTKSAQFPFHIWLPDAMEAPTPVSAYLHSATMVKAGLYLVARFSPVFAGQHEWFWIVSGVGLITLIYGSIQAMKQTDLKALLAYSTISQLGLIMGLLGMGSAASFYTGEEAVFYTAATTAALFHLINHAIFKGSLFMVVGIVDHETNTRDLRKLGGLVSLMPVTFTLALIGSFSMAGLPPFAGFLSKEMFFTAVLNIRQLDIFSPGSFFTIFPVLAWIASIFTFAYSMIMVFHTFFGKYQPEKLDKKPHEAPFGLLLPPVLLALLAVVTGLLPNMLSKTLIVPGMNAIHPQLAAIAPFEVNIHFWHGFTTEVWMTLGVIILGIIVYRVYGRFSLVEKEWRSGYTLTQAYDASIRLVEQASRAITGLYMTGSMRQYLMYIFTLIIVTVGGSMLYSEGITFGQGSYAPVTFFEVVAVLVLLTGALAIPFAKSRVSAILLTGMVGYMVTLLFILFRAPDLALTQMIVEVVSVTLFLLCFRHLPKLEREKVRFRLKVPKLIIAVGFGATMTLVALAALGSSPFESISTYYVENSYKLGGGKNIVNVLLVDFRGFDTMFEITVLGLASLAIYSMIKLQLEQDNTPVLPRKRPEESKRRYTRSNDVLLQSVAKVAFVIIITFSLYLFFAGHNQPGGGFIGALMAAAALVLIAIAFGMEFVEKVLPVDYRKLIAVGISIAFLTGMGSFVFDVPFLTQAFGYFELPVMGKTELTTAMLFDLGVYLSVIGVTMNIIFTVGRDN, from the coding sequence TTGCCTTTGCTGCATATAACCGTTCTTGTTCCGTTTCTCCTGGCCCTGATGATAGCGCTTCTGCGCGGGAGGATGCGAAAGCTCCATAGAGGATGGCTTGTATTAGCCGCACCGCTGGCGTTATTCATATATTTCTTGACCCGGATTCCAGTCATCAAGGGAGGGGATCTCGGATATGAGACCTTGTCTTGGATTCCTTCCCTTGGTATTGATCTGGTCTTCCACCTGGATGGATTAAGTTTGCTGTTTGCCTTATTAATTACGGGAATGGGCACCCTGGTCTTTATCTATTCCATCTTTTATCTGGATAAACGCAAGGAAGAGCTGACGCCGTTCTATGTATATCTTCTGCTATTCATGGGGGCGATGCTTGGAGTCGTGCTGTCCGATAATCTGATGGTGTTATACGGATTCTGGGAGCTCACGAGTGTCTCGTCGTTCCTTCTGATTGCCTACTGGCACCGGAGACAGAAATCACGCTATGGCGCACAAAAGTCAATGCTGATTACCGTCTTCGGAGGTCTGGCAATGTTCGCAGGCTTCTTAATGCTGTATGTGATGACCGGTACGTTCAGTATCCGCGAGATCTGGAGCCAGGCCGGCGACATCAGCGGACAGACGCTGTTCATTCCTGCAATGCTGTTAATTCTGCTGGGTGCCTTCACCAAATCGGCCCAGTTCCCCTTCCACATCTGGCTGCCTGATGCGATGGAAGCACCGACTCCGGTCAGTGCGTATCTGCACTCGGCAACTATGGTCAAAGCCGGTTTATATTTGGTAGCACGTTTCAGCCCGGTGTTCGCGGGGCAACATGAGTGGTTTTGGATTGTGTCGGGTGTCGGCCTGATCACCTTGATCTATGGATCGATCCAGGCGATGAAGCAGACGGACCTGAAGGCTCTGTTAGCCTATTCTACAATCAGTCAGCTCGGACTGATTATGGGACTACTGGGAATGGGATCGGCCGCGTCCTTCTATACAGGGGAAGAGGCTGTATTCTATACCGCCGCAACAACGGCAGCACTATTTCATTTAATTAATCATGCCATATTCAAAGGTTCGCTCTTCATGGTGGTCGGAATTGTCGACCATGAGACGAATACACGTGATCTGCGCAAGCTTGGGGGGCTGGTGTCTCTGATGCCGGTAACCTTTACGCTGGCGCTGATTGGCAGCTTCTCGATGGCGGGGCTTCCCCCGTTTGCCGGATTCCTGAGCAAGGAAATGTTCTTCACGGCTGTGCTGAATATCAGACAGCTGGATATCTTTAGCCCCGGGTCTTTTTTCACCATCTTCCCGGTTCTGGCGTGGATTGCAAGCATATTTACCTTTGCATACAGCATGATTATGGTCTTCCATACCTTTTTTGGCAAATATCAGCCGGAAAAGCTGGACAAAAAACCGCATGAAGCGCCATTCGGCCTTCTGCTTCCACCAGTTCTCCTGGCGCTGCTGGCTGTTGTCACCGGATTGTTGCCGAACATGCTGTCGAAGACACTGATCGTGCCGGGGATGAATGCCATTCATCCGCAGCTTGCAGCAATCGCACCTTTTGAGGTGAATATTCATTTCTGGCATGGATTCACAACCGAGGTCTGGATGACTCTGGGCGTGATCATTCTGGGGATTATTGTATACCGTGTATATGGCAGGTTCAGCCTTGTTGAGAAGGAATGGCGCAGCGGATATACGCTGACACAGGCATATGACGCGAGTATCCGTCTTGTTGAGCAGGCCTCACGTGCAATCACAGGGCTATATATGACAGGTTCCATGCGTCAATATCTGATGTACATTTTCACCTTGATTATTGTAACGGTTGGCGGCTCCATGCTGTATTCGGAAGGCATTACGTTCGGCCAGGGGAGCTACGCTCCGGTCACCTTCTTTGAAGTTGTTGCTGTACTGGTCCTGCTGACAGGCGCGCTCGCCATTCCGTTCGCAAAGTCCAGAGTCTCGGCGATTCTGCTGACGGGAATGGTCGGGTATATGGTGACCTTGCTCTTCATCCTGTTCCGCGCACCCGATCTGGCACTGACACAGATGATCGTTGAAGTGGTATCGGTCACGCTGTTCCTGCTCTGCTTCCGGCATTTGCCGAAGCTTGAGCGGGAGAAGGTCCGGTTCCGGCTGAAGGTACCCAAGCTGATCATTGCCGTAGGATTCGGCGCAACGATGACACTGGTTGCCCTGGCTGCGCTCGGCAGCAGTCCGTTCGAGTCGATCTCAACCTACTATGTGGAGAATAGTTATAAGCTTGGCGGCGGCAAGAACATCGTCAATGTCCTGCTGGTGGACTTCCGCGGCTTCGATACCATGTTCGAAATTACGGTGCTGGGATTGGCGTCGCTGGCCATCTACTCGATGATCAAGCTACAGCTGGAGCAGGATAATACACCTGTTCTGCCCAGAAAAAGACCAGAGGAGAGCAAGCGCCGCTATACCCGCAGCAATGATGTATTGTTACAATCGGTGGCAAAAGTAGCCTTCGTGATCATCATCACTTTCTCCCTGTATCTGTTCTTCGCGGGTCATAATCAGCCGGGAGGCGGCTTCATCGGAGCGCTGATGGCGGCGGCGGCACTCGTGCTGATTGCCATTGCCTTTGGTATGGAATTCGTTGAGAAGGTGCTGCCTGTCGATTATCGTAAGTTAATAGCCGTCGGAATCTCTATTGCTTTTCTCACAGGCATGGGTTCCTTTGTATTCGATGTTCCGTTCCTGACCCAAGCCTTCGGCTATTTCGAATTGCCGGTCATGGGCAAGACAGAGCTAACTACGGCGATGCTGTTCGATCTGGGCGTATACCTCTCGGTCATCGGTGTCACTATGAATATCATCTTTACGGTCGGGAGGGATAACTGA
- a CDS encoding Na(+)/H(+) antiporter subunit C produces the protein MEILIALAIGVLFTVGAYLVLSKSLLRILLGTTLLAHAVHLLLLTMAGLKTGASPLLGENADSYTDPLPQALILTSIVISFGVSAFFIVLAYRAYRSAGTDDVEGSKGERP, from the coding sequence ATGGAGATCCTTATTGCCCTGGCGATCGGTGTCTTGTTCACCGTAGGTGCATATCTGGTCCTGTCCAAAAGCCTGCTCCGCATCCTGCTGGGAACCACGCTGCTGGCTCACGCCGTTCATCTGCTGCTGCTGACCATGGCGGGACTGAAGACAGGCGCTTCCCCTCTGCTTGGGGAGAACGCGGACAGCTATACCGATCCGCTGCCGCAGGCGCTTATCCTTACTTCGATTGTAATCAGCTTTGGGGTATCCGCGTTCTTCATCGTCCTGGCCTACCGGGCCTACCGCTCGGCGGGTACGGATGATGTGGAAGGAAGCAAGGGGGAGAGACCATGA
- a CDS encoding Na+/H+ antiporter subunit D yields the protein MNNLLVLPLLIPAFTAVILIFLKEKVKLQRILSAISVLVNIAVALIIVYQVRTDGIQTLYMGGWLPPYGIVFVADMFAALLVLTTAVVGAACLFFSFASIGEERERFYYYTFFHFLLTGVFGSFLTGDLFNLFVCFEVLLVASYAMIVLGGTRVQLRETLKYVLVNVISSTLFVAAIAYLYAATGTLNMAHLAMRVAEAGQGGVMSVIAVLLLLVFSLKAGLLLFFWLPDSYSAPPQAVRALFGALLTKVGLYAITRTFSLIFVHDMGLTHTLIGWMAGATMILGAIGALAYNDLSRIFNYNIVISVGFIAFGISVATQDSLSGVVFYLMHDMIAKALLFFLGGLIIAASGTEQLKLMGGLIRRYPWTGWMFFILTLALVGVPPLSGFAGKVMMVRSGFGEQHTVLALIALASSFVVLYSLIKVFQQVFWGGEKNEEEIRPLRYKAMMAPAAVLFVLVILMGIGAELVNGYVIQAGAVLADPAAYINAVIRSR from the coding sequence ATGAACAACCTGCTGGTACTGCCTTTGCTAATTCCGGCCTTTACGGCGGTCATCCTGATTTTTCTGAAAGAGAAAGTGAAGCTGCAGCGTATACTCAGTGCCATCAGTGTGCTGGTGAACATCGCAGTAGCGCTTATCATTGTGTACCAGGTCCGTACGGACGGGATTCAGACGCTGTATATGGGAGGATGGCTACCGCCTTACGGCATCGTCTTCGTAGCCGATATGTTCGCAGCGCTGCTCGTATTGACGACTGCGGTGGTGGGGGCGGCCTGTCTGTTCTTTTCCTTCGCAAGCATTGGTGAAGAGCGGGAGCGGTTCTACTATTATACGTTCTTCCATTTCCTGCTGACCGGTGTGTTCGGCTCGTTCCTCACGGGAGACCTATTCAACCTGTTTGTCTGCTTCGAGGTCTTGCTGGTGGCCTCCTACGCCATGATTGTACTCGGTGGAACGAGAGTCCAACTGCGTGAGACACTCAAATATGTACTGGTTAATGTCATTTCCTCCACCTTGTTTGTAGCCGCAATCGCCTATCTGTACGCAGCAACCGGGACACTGAATATGGCACATCTCGCCATGCGTGTAGCGGAGGCCGGGCAGGGCGGTGTGATGAGTGTTATTGCCGTATTGCTGTTGCTGGTGTTCTCGCTCAAAGCGGGTCTGCTGCTGTTCTTCTGGCTGCCGGATTCGTACAGTGCCCCTCCGCAGGCAGTAAGGGCCTTGTTCGGAGCCTTGCTCACCAAAGTGGGACTGTATGCCATTACCCGGACGTTCTCACTGATCTTCGTGCATGATATGGGTCTGACGCATACGCTGATCGGCTGGATGGCAGGAGCCACTATGATTCTTGGAGCCATCGGGGCGCTGGCATACAATGATCTTAGCCGGATCTTCAATTATAATATTGTGATCAGCGTGGGATTCATCGCATTCGGCATTTCTGTCGCAACCCAGGATTCTCTGAGCGGGGTAGTGTTCTATCTGATGCACGATATGATTGCCAAGGCGCTGCTGTTCTTCCTGGGAGGACTCATTATCGCCGCCTCGGGAACCGAGCAGCTTAAGCTGATGGGCGGTCTAATCCGCCGGTATCCATGGACGGGCTGGATGTTCTTCATCCTGACGCTGGCCCTGGTGGGAGTCCCTCCGCTTAGCGGTTTTGCCGGGAAGGTCATGATGGTCCGCAGCGGCTTCGGGGAGCAGCACACTGTGCTTGCGCTCATTGCTCTGGCTTCGAGCTTCGTGGTCTTGTATTCGCTGATCAAAGTGTTCCAGCAGGTATTCTGGGGAGGCGAGAAGAACGAAGAAGAAATCCGCCCTCTGCGCTACAAAGCCATGATGGCACCGGCTGCCGTGCTGTTTGTGCTCGTCATCCTAATGGGTATCGGCGCTGAGCTGGTGAACGGCTATGTAATACAGGCCGGCGCAGTCCTCGCTGATCCGGCAGCGTACATTAATGCTGTCATAAGGAGTCGATGA
- a CDS encoding Na+/H+ antiporter subunit E translates to MAFQILLNLMIAFLWMFLNNDWTASGFIIGYVLGVAVLIVMRRFFGGRLYLGKVWAVLKLVALLLRELIVSSYVVVKAVLRPNLNIRPAILMYHTELKSDWEVAVLITMLCLTPGSVVLEVSKDNRTLYIHAMDITDVEQFDANIRNTFERAILEVTRS, encoded by the coding sequence ATGGCCTTTCAAATATTATTGAATCTCATGATAGCCTTCCTGTGGATGTTCCTGAATAATGACTGGACGGCCTCCGGCTTCATAATCGGCTATGTGCTGGGGGTGGCCGTTCTCATTGTCATGCGCCGCTTCTTCGGCGGGCGGCTGTATCTGGGCAAAGTATGGGCGGTGCTGAAGCTGGTGGCCTTGCTCCTGCGGGAGCTGATCGTATCCAGTTATGTAGTGGTGAAGGCAGTGCTAAGACCGAATCTTAACATCCGCCCGGCTATTCTGATGTACCATACAGAGCTGAAGTCGGACTGGGAAGTAGCGGTGTTGATCACCATGCTCTGCCTTACACCGGGCTCTGTGGTGCTGGAGGTATCCAAAGACAACCGCACCCTATATATTCATGCGATGGATATAACAGATGTGGAGCAGTTCGACGCGAATATCCGCAATACGTTTGAACGCGCGATTCTGGAGGTGACCCGTTCATGA
- a CDS encoding Na(+)/H(+) antiporter subunit F1, translating into MIHFILMLSLSIMVISIAICAWRLVKGPSLPDRVAALDTIGINLLAMVAVLSILFKTEAYIEYILLIGILSFIGTMALARYIERGVVFEYGNDQDGS; encoded by the coding sequence ATGATTCACTTTATCCTCATGCTGTCGCTTTCGATTATGGTAATCTCTATTGCCATCTGCGCCTGGCGGCTGGTCAAGGGACCTTCACTGCCTGACCGGGTGGCCGCGCTGGATACCATTGGAATCAATCTGCTGGCGATGGTAGCGGTTCTCTCGATCCTGTTTAAGACTGAGGCTTATATCGAATATATTCTGCTCATCGGAATTCTCTCTTTTATCGGCACGATGGCACTGGCCAGATATATCGAAAGGGGAGTGGTGTTTGAATATGGAAATGATCAAGACGGCAGTTGA
- the mnhG gene encoding monovalent cation/H(+) antiporter subunit G encodes MEMIKTAVELLFVLLILTGALLSAVSSVGLIRLPDVYLRSHAAAKSATLGVLCILSGAFLYFAFFLDFVSAKLLLGIVFVFMTSPLSAHLTGRAAYRSGVPLWNRRVQDDLKGALEKEQLEEQVKTDSSSS; translated from the coding sequence ATGGAAATGATCAAGACGGCAGTTGAATTACTCTTTGTCCTGCTTATTCTGACTGGTGCACTGCTAAGCGCTGTCAGTTCTGTGGGGCTGATCCGCTTGCCGGATGTCTATTTGCGATCACATGCCGCAGCCAAAAGCGCTACGCTGGGTGTGCTCTGTATCCTCAGCGGCGCGTTTCTCTATTTTGCCTTTTTTCTCGATTTCGTCAGTGCGAAGCTGCTGCTCGGAATCGTGTTCGTATTCATGACTTCGCCGCTCTCCGCTCATCTGACAGGCCGGGCGGCCTACCGCTCCGGTGTTCCGCTCTGGAACCGCCGCGTCCAGGATGACCTCAAGGGGGCACTGGAGAAGGAACAGCTGGAGGAACAGGTGAAGACCGATTCATCCTCGTCATAA
- a CDS encoding MFS transporter, whose amino-acid sequence MAKPFFPRLQGNSRGCLTFEPFFLIPFSMFSTYATLYMYELGLTELNIGWITTIGLIVQVFSSLLSGYLTDRLGRKRAILYFDLLSWSLATLLWAFSQNLWFFVAAAVINGFQRVPHIAFYCLIVEDTRPSDRTYVFTLLQIIGVIGGLFAPLGGLLVHQYGMVTGMRIMYVLAFLFMTFQFVGRHLTTRETEAGIRKRQETRELGLRESMIEYGGAFRDLGAERNLLLIFGVYILFNFQATLKSTYLYLYLADYIHLDSGILSLFPAVSSVIMLLTLWLLMPRIPDQSANRAMMAGFGLSALSNAMLVLYPSASFIWIGLSTILAAVGLMISSPYLEAAVQNAIDDDKRAKVFSMLSVLILVFTAPAGIIGGWAYKLDPRIPLWLVTAAFAASYLLLHLYRRRTVHQHASH is encoded by the coding sequence ATGGCCAAACCCTTTTTTCCGCGGCTGCAGGGAAACAGCCGGGGCTGCTTGACCTTTGAGCCTTTTTTCCTGATTCCCTTTAGTATGTTCTCTACCTATGCCACCTTGTACATGTACGAGCTGGGACTGACGGAGCTGAACATCGGATGGATCACAACCATCGGACTGATTGTACAGGTGTTCTCTTCTTTGCTCAGCGGATATTTAACGGACCGTCTGGGACGCAAGCGGGCTATTTTATATTTCGACCTGCTTAGCTGGAGTCTGGCAACCTTGCTGTGGGCCTTTTCACAGAACCTGTGGTTTTTTGTGGCGGCTGCGGTGATCAACGGCTTCCAGCGTGTGCCGCATATCGCCTTTTACTGCCTGATTGTGGAAGATACCCGTCCCTCAGACCGGACCTATGTATTCACCCTGCTACAGATCATCGGGGTGATCGGAGGTCTGTTCGCTCCGCTGGGTGGTCTGCTTGTCCACCAGTATGGCATGGTCACGGGCATGAGGATCATGTACGTGCTGGCCTTCCTCTTCATGACTTTCCAGTTCGTGGGCCGTCATCTGACCACCCGGGAGACCGAAGCCGGCATTCGCAAAAGACAGGAGACCCGGGAGCTCGGCCTTAGGGAGAGTATGATCGAATACGGCGGTGCCTTCCGTGACCTTGGGGCTGAGCGCAATCTGCTGCTGATCTTCGGCGTCTATATTCTGTTCAACTTCCAGGCCACGCTGAAAAGCACCTACCTGTATCTCTATCTCGCAGATTATATTCATCTGGACAGCGGCATTCTCTCTCTGTTCCCGGCAGTGTCCTCTGTCATCATGCTGCTGACCCTGTGGCTGCTGATGCCCAGAATCCCGGATCAGAGCGCCAACCGCGCCATGATGGCAGGCTTCGGCTTATCTGCTCTCTCGAATGCCATGCTGGTCCTCTATCCTTCTGCAAGCTTCATCTGGATCGGGCTTAGCACCATTCTCGCAGCTGTGGGACTAATGATCAGCTCTCCTTATCTGGAGGCAGCCGTGCAGAACGCGATTGATGATGATAAACGGGCGAAGGTATTCTCTATGCTGTCCGTGCTGATCCTGGTGTTCACCGCACCTGCGGGCATTATCGGAGGCTGGGCATACAAGCTGGACCCGCGAATCCCCTTGTGGCTGGTTACGGCAGCCTTTGCTGCCTCGTATCTGCTGCTGCATCTGTACCGCAGACGAACCGTACACCAGCACGCTTCTCATTAA
- a CDS encoding metallophosphoesterase, whose product MFIILGLVFITIYALIVFYIGWSGWGWIKPVVSGRFRLFYIIALIFLASSLILSRVVAGSAVLSVIGSYWLAIFSLLLMLLPLVHLMVWLTKLSRLPRHAVQKWSGILTLVVLVGLIGYGSYNAYSPVVRSYEVQIDKPGPANGELHVVMASDMHFGYLSGKSHAVRMVKEINALHPDLVLLPGDIVDDDVRPYKEKGIGEVLSEIKAPLGVYASLGNHDRFKGGTEEILSLLEESGIQVLYDEDVEVGGWLTLIGRKDYSDKERAKLADLTKSIDPAKPVFMLEHQPVEFSTAEEQGVDLMVSGHTHRGQIAPANLITSRVFENDWGYLQKGQLHTIVSSGYGFWGPPIRIGSRSEVVSIHVRFSNAQ is encoded by the coding sequence ATGTTTATTATTCTCGGGCTGGTATTTATTACGATATACGCCTTAATTGTATTCTATATTGGCTGGAGCGGCTGGGGCTGGATTAAGCCGGTAGTGTCAGGCAGATTCCGGCTATTCTATATCATTGCGCTGATCTTCCTGGCCAGCTCGCTGATCCTCTCCAGAGTGGTGGCGGGGTCAGCGGTCTTAAGCGTCATCGGCAGTTACTGGCTGGCCATATTCAGTCTGCTCCTCATGCTGCTTCCGCTGGTGCATCTTATGGTCTGGCTCACGAAGCTGAGCCGTCTGCCGCGCCATGCCGTTCAGAAGTGGTCCGGTATCCTGACGCTGGTGGTGCTGGTGGGCCTGATTGGATATGGGAGCTACAATGCTTACAGCCCGGTTGTGCGTTCTTATGAGGTACAGATCGACAAGCCGGGACCGGCGAACGGTGAGCTTCATGTCGTGATGGCTTCAGATATGCATTTCGGCTATTTATCCGGCAAAAGCCATGCGGTGCGGATGGTCAAGGAGATCAATGCACTACACCCGGATCTGGTCCTGCTCCCCGGCGACATTGTAGATGATGATGTCCGGCCGTATAAGGAGAAGGGGATCGGCGAAGTTTTATCGGAGATTAAGGCTCCGCTTGGCGTGTACGCCTCGCTTGGGAATCATGACCGGTTCAAAGGCGGGACCGAGGAGATCCTCAGCCTGCTGGAGGAGAGCGGGATTCAGGTGCTCTATGACGAAGACGTCGAGGTGGGAGGCTGGCTGACGCTGATTGGACGCAAGGATTATAGTGATAAGGAACGCGCGAAGCTGGCGGATCTGACCAAGAGCATAGATCCTGCCAAGCCGGTGTTCATGCTGGAGCATCAGCCGGTTGAATTCAGTACCGCCGAGGAGCAGGGAGTCGATCTGATGGTCTCCGGCCATACGCACCGCGGGCAGATTGCGCCTGCCAATCTGATCACTTCCAGAGTGTTCGAGAATGACTGGGGTTATCTGCAGAAAGGACAGCTTCATACCATCGTCTCTTCAGGCTATGGCTTCTGGGGGCCGCCGATCCGTATCGGCTCACGCTCGGAGGTGGTGTCCATTCATGTTCGATTCTCGAATGCACAATAA
- a CDS encoding GntR family transcriptional regulator, with amino-acid sequence MEIIISSNRNKPIYEQITSQIKGKIMSGELQAGDPIPSMRSLAKSIQVSVITVQKAYEDLQRDGFIETTVGRGSFVSAVSQDQFQEEQQKQADQHLRQAAEIARAGGIKLEKMVEMLTIFYKEGNHES; translated from the coding sequence GTGGAGATCATCATCAGCAGCAACAGAAACAAGCCCATTTATGAACAGATCACTTCGCAGATCAAAGGCAAGATCATGAGTGGGGAGCTTCAGGCGGGAGATCCTATTCCTTCCATGCGTTCCTTGGCCAAGTCTATTCAAGTCAGTGTTATCACCGTACAGAAGGCGTATGAGGATTTACAGCGTGATGGCTTCATTGAGACTACGGTTGGCCGGGGCAGCTTCGTTTCCGCCGTGAGCCAGGACCAGTTTCAGGAAGAGCAGCAGAAGCAAGCAGATCAACATCTGAGACAAGCCGCAGAAATCGCCCGTGCGGGCGGAATCAAACTGGAGAAGATGGTAGAGATGCTGACTATCTTTTATAAGGAGGGTAATCATGAATCTTAG
- a CDS encoding ABC transporter ATP-binding protein: MNLSLEITGLTKSYADSDFVLDDVSFSIPSGTIMGFVGENGAGKTTTIKSILNTVHKDSGTIRLMGQEMTDRDTALREDIGVVLDSANFPEVLTPGKLAKVMRGIYRQWDQALYVRLTDKFALPMNRKIKEFSRGMTMKLAIAAAMSHHPKLLILDEATSGLDPVTREEILEVFLEFVEDERHAILMSSHITSDLEKIADHITFIHQGKIILTAVKDELIYDYGVARCTREQFKRIAEGDRLTYRVREHQIDVLVEDKQGFGQKYSGVTVDQVSIDEILLLLVKGEK, translated from the coding sequence ATGAATCTTAGTTTAGAAATAACCGGGCTGACCAAGTCCTATGCTGATTCTGATTTTGTGCTGGACGATGTATCCTTCTCCATTCCCAGCGGAACGATTATGGGGTTCGTGGGGGAGAATGGGGCCGGGAAGACGACAACCATCAAATCTATATTGAATACCGTTCATAAGGACAGCGGGACGATCCGGCTGATGGGCCAGGAGATGACGGATAGAGACACTGCATTACGCGAAGACATCGGGGTTGTCCTTGATTCAGCTAATTTCCCGGAGGTATTGACCCCAGGCAAGCTTGCTAAGGTAATGCGCGGAATCTACAGGCAATGGGATCAGGCGCTCTACGTGAGGCTTACGGACAAGTTCGCCCTGCCCATGAATAGAAAGATCAAGGAATTCTCCCGGGGCATGACGATGAAGCTTGCCATAGCCGCCGCCATGTCGCATCATCCCAAGCTGCTGATCCTTGATGAAGCGACCTCAGGCCTCGACCCTGTGACCAGAGAGGAGATACTGGAGGTATTCCTGGAGTTCGTAGAGGATGAGCGCCACGCCATATTGATGTCCTCCCATATCACAAGCGACCTTGAGAAAATTGCCGATCACATCACCTTCATACATCAGGGGAAGATTATTCTGACAGCAGTGAAAGATGAGCTGATCTATGACTATGGTGTTGCCCGCTGTACAAGAGAACAGTTCAAGCGGATTGCGGAAGGAGATCGGCTGACTTATAGAGTAAGGGAGCATCAGATTGATGTGCTGGTCGAGGATAAACAAGGCTTTGGACAGAAGTACAGCGGCGTTACGGTGGATCAGGTATCCATTGATGAGATTCTGCTGCTGCTCGTAAAGGGGGAGAAATAA
- a CDS encoding ABC-2 transporter permease — protein MRGLLLNNYYSLQNNIKSSLGIALLLSLVSFAGVDHSVLNAVIAAQIWIFVLSIGASLQMDEASKWNRFELTMPIRRRTVIHAKYLSFLMLILMGTAVSLVTLALTYVSKGDIAHLNLSTGYTFGLSLSISTLAIYYPVILKFGVEKSEQMVMISAGLSVGLRLLVWMLLNLYMDDVNYNGPETGYATLILAVLLFAVSYLIAVRIHRNKEF, from the coding sequence ATGCGCGGGCTGCTGTTAAATAATTATTACTCACTGCAAAATAACATCAAATCCTCCCTTGGCATTGCGCTGCTTCTGTCGCTGGTTTCCTTTGCCGGGGTGGATCACAGCGTACTGAATGCAGTCATCGCGGCGCAGATTTGGATTTTTGTGTTGAGCATCGGGGCCTCCCTGCAGATGGATGAGGCTTCTAAATGGAACCGGTTTGAACTCACCATGCCGATCAGAAGGAGAACAGTCATCCATGCGAAGTATTTGTCCTTCCTGATGTTAATCCTCATGGGCACCGCTGTAAGTCTGGTTACTCTGGCATTAACCTATGTAAGCAAGGGAGACATAGCACATTTGAACCTGTCCACCGGGTATACCTTCGGTTTATCTTTATCTATCTCCACCCTGGCGATCTACTATCCGGTCATTCTTAAATTCGGTGTGGAAAAAAGCGAGCAGATGGTGATGATATCGGCAGGGCTATCGGTGGGCCTTCGTCTCCTGGTGTGGATGCTGCTGAACCTGTATATGGACGATGTGAACTATAATGGTCCTGAGACCGGGTATGCCACCCTGATCCTTGCTGTTCTCCTGTTCGCGGTGTCCTATCTGATTGCCGTGCGGATTCATCGGAATAAAGAATTCTGA
- a CDS encoding MepB family protein — protein MNKFHTTLAYINETLYAPAGLIADSIREEPQNAEYGAGTFQLGALSVRFRVAKITPTKTGQFVAMWEKNTDSKNQAFSYADAPDLLVINTFHPVSGELGQFVFPKDLLKMHGVLATGNAPGKMAIRVYPAWNTVTNKQAVATQTWQLPYFGIVDPMNNHHMQELTRLYQASPDV, from the coding sequence ATGAATAAATTCCACACCACATTAGCTTATATTAATGAAACATTGTACGCACCAGCCGGCTTAATTGCCGATTCCATACGTGAAGAACCGCAGAATGCCGAATATGGAGCAGGTACATTCCAGCTGGGTGCCCTGTCGGTCCGGTTTCGGGTGGCCAAAATCACTCCGACGAAGACAGGACAATTTGTCGCGATGTGGGAAAAAAATACCGATAGCAAAAACCAGGCTTTCTCTTATGCCGATGCCCCTGATTTGCTGGTCATTAACACCTTCCATCCCGTTAGCGGGGAGCTTGGACAGTTTGTCTTTCCGAAGGACCTGCTGAAAATGCATGGCGTGCTGGCAACCGGTAATGCACCGGGAAAAATGGCGATACGGGTATATCCAGCCTGGAATACCGTGACCAATAAGCAGGCTGTAGCTACTCAGACATGGCAGCTCCCTTATTTCGGAATAGTTGATCCCATGAACAATCACCACATGCAGGAATTAACCCGGTTGTATCAGGCCAGCCCGGACGTTTAA